In the Drosophila teissieri strain GT53w chromosome 3R, Prin_Dtei_1.1, whole genome shotgun sequence genome, CAATGAAAGAAGCTTTAAGAGCCTGCCTATACCTCCGAATTGTAAGGATGTGGGTGGAGTTTCCAAAAGTGGGGAGGGGGCTTGTgtaggtgtgggtgtgggtgtggcaccGCCTGCGGCAACACCTGGGCGCAGTCATTTGTTTGATTACAAGCCACGAGATACAACGACAATGAACCCAATTTGAAGATGGTAAAGTGAAAAAGAGGGGCAGGTGCTGCCTGGCGGGGAATGAACTCATCCCATCCAGGCACCACCTCTACccacaaatgaaaaatatttggccattcattttgttaatttaaacaagTCGATCTAATAAAGACGTTGAAGCTCCACAGCCAAACTCCCTGTTTTCTTACTGTGCACAAGTAGAAGCTTGCTACTTTACTAGTTGGGCAACTCTTATTAAACTTTGTATCTacttaaatacttaaaataaaaaaaaatgttgatacAATTTATGAaccaattatatttataaaaaaaaataacacaaaaacattaataattacttaaaaatatgaatggaTTCTAAAGTATTAAATTTATACACTTATTGAAATACtcatttcatatattttatatacttcaAGATCCGATTTGGAGTTCTGTCAATATCTTCATACTGTATTTTTTTCCCAGCGCATTTAGctctttaattaattagtttttctGAGTGCAATGAGCTTAGTTTCAGCCGGGGACAGCGCTTAATTGTCCGACAATGCAGCTGCCCCGAAAACACACGCAGTTACACATCGGATCCTTGTGGGGAGAAAAAACTGACAGGCGCCAACGACAAACCCCTGCCCCCTCTTCCCCTGGTTCCCCATCCGCATGCTGGCCACAAAAACCCTCCGCTTGCCACCATAATGACTCACTCACTTTGTGGCAACCGAGTTTACCAACTGCAGAGGAGTCGGGTTTCGCTGCTCTTTTGCCAGttcgcattttgttttttccctGGATTTTCTTCGTAttcccccccttttttttggagGTGTGACAAGCCACCGGCTCAGCTGAGGGAAgcgtgtcctgtgtcctgtaTCCCAAGTCTCGTGTCCTGGCACATGTAACATGGTGTTCCCCTCGCCTTCCACAGGgataattttaattggtttccAAAGCATCaagtgaaaaatgaaaactttgcggttaacaaagaaaattatgtTCAACACGGCCAACACGAAAGTCTCATTAAAATTCGATTCAGCTTTTACACGGATGACATGGAAAACAAACATGCTCGAACAAATTGCCCAAAGACatgattatttatataataactTAAACTAATTACCCCCTAATTCTGTTCAAAACAAAACCGgtgaataaatatattgatagGTGAACACCTATTTCTAACTTCCGAGAATATAATTTTtactattaattaaaaagtttttaatatttaaaagccCGCTTAACCACTTGTATGCCACTTGAGATTACTGCTTTTGAGATTCGATTCAAACTACCTATGTAAAATTACATCACATTATCAGATCCAAACAAGTCGACTTCCACTTTTCCCCGCCGTCATGCTAGacagaacattttaattaaatccaaATAAAAGAGCCACTGGAGCTGTCATCGAGATATTTGAAAGTGACATCTGAGTTATTTGCACAGGGGCGATGGGCAGAAATGTTAAGTGAAATGGCAGATTATTTTCCACCCACACTTTTTTTGCGTAATTCAAGTTATGTCATAActccttttaataaatttccgaGGGCCACAAGCTGGCTCTCTTGGTCTTGGTCATTTTAATCAGCATTTTTCACTTAGCCGCAGCatatcatattttttattttgccgcTCCGATGTCCTGAAAGTGACCGCCGCAGTGGCAGCTATTTACCCGCCGAccggctgccacgcccccgttTCCTTGACCAAAGTCTGTGCACACCGCACtttgttatgttttgtttgcctttgccttttgtttgcacTGCTCCTgattttctctctctgtgtaTTCAGTGTTTTTCCTCgtgttttcctcttttccagctgctgcgGTGAAGCTGTGGCTcagtttttaatcaaaacataATGTAAAAAGGATGCAAAATACACAAGGAAAGTGGCAGGCACTAACCCAACAAAGTCCATCATCCAACCTTCACTCCCCGACCGTCGAACTCGGGcttctaaaaaaaaagtgtttgcCCTGTCGCCGTTGTTTTTGTcttagttgttgtttttgtgtcGTCCATTATTCAAAGCATAATGTCACAATAAACGTAAAAGGTGCAAAATATGGCCCAAAGGCAacaagcaaaagcaaaagcaagtGCCAACAATGAGAAAGAGCAGTGACAACACAAACATACAGTCCAACTTCACTAACTCAAAGTTCCCCGGGTTGATTTCAAACTTTTCGTTTGCCCGGAACGCTGAACTTGCACAGATTGAAGCTCGCACAGCTGTTAATTAAGTATCTTGAACTAATTTTCACTCCTAAAGTTGCCAAATAggcaaatatacaaatataatcgaattatTTGGTCTGTTTTATTAGCTAACTAATTAAAGTAGTTCAGAAATAAAagtttactttttattaaGGCTTAGATGACTGTATGTTAAAATGTTctacaatttaatatttatgttccctaaaaactatttcaagtttttgaaaaatatgttaaaatgtTCTGGAATTTAGTATTTATGTTCCCGAAAAACTATTTCatgtttttggaaaatatttcaagaGTTTTGGTCtcgaaatatgtacatacatatatcaattaaataaagccTATTTTCTATACCTGTCTGACAAAACTATGTTTTACTGTAGTAACATAAGGGAATTGCAACAAAAGAGCCACCGTAATAGcggcacaacaacaactcaacTTAATAACACTTTGCAGTTGTCGCTGCCCAGGGCACTCACCCGGTACTTTTCCCATCCACCCCACGACCTCATCTCCTTCTCCaggtcctcctcctccatttgGAGGGACTGCATAAATTTGGAAGGCAGAGCTGGGAAGGAAAAACTTGATCGCTTCCTTCTTTACTTTTTTCCTTCTCGCCTTCCTCCTTATAGTCGTATCTGTTGTTGCCACAATTGTTGCGTGCCccgtcagtcagtcactcagtcagtcagttggtcCGTTAGTCATTTATTCGGTTAGTCAGGCATTCAAGTTgccagtcattcagtcagtcagtcagtcattgaAGTGTCCACGTGCGTGAATACAAGCGTCCACACAAATGACCCGCTGGCAAACTTGCATCTTTTGACGAGACTTTTGCATCCGACAGTTCAGCAGAATCTCTAGCACCTTGCAGTGGACCACTCCGCAATTGAATCTGTGAGATATAGTTTCTAGTAACCTCTATGCATTTTTGATATTAAAAGTTTggaaacaatttaaaatgttgtatgGCCCTTTTCAACAAAAACTTGTTTGCTGATTGTGGTAATTGCGTAAAGAACAAGCTTCAACCACAAAACGAAATGTTAACAATATTCTTATCTTCAAGCTTACTGAAGTATGTTTTGCTTCTACACTTAGGTTTTGAATTATGGAGTTAAGCAACAATATACCTGTATTAAACCTAACAGTACAACCAACTCTAGTCTTAAAACTAATTTGCTATTCCCTGTATAAAGGAATGGGAAGAAACTCTAGTCATTGACCCGAAGAAACTGCTCTAGATATCTCGTATCTTTCTCCTCGTTTACTGCTACCTGAATTGGTCCGCATAATTTGCCTTTTGATGGCTCGGAGTGAGCTGTTCCACATGTTTGTCACGTGTGGCGACTGAACTCAATTGCCCTCGACCTCGTCCTCCCTCTGCTTCAAGTCCCAATCCCCTCCTGCTTCTCGACAACAACTATCACAAATTGAAGTGCAACGCGAGAATTAGAGAAAGAGAATAGCAAAGGGGAAGAGGCACTTCCGCAGCtattttccccgctttccaCGAGCGAACAGTTGTCGCTTGATACTTGGAAAATGTCAAAGGCACTTGATATTGATCACTGCCGTGGTACAGATCTTGCGATACGCTGAGAGAAATTAGATGACGGCAATTCAACAATATTTCTGTTCTTTGAACATGTTTTGTTTAATgacattaaattcaatttattaaataatcacGTTATTAATTGCCCAATTATAACACTGAATCAttacaaaagtaaataattttacGATCATGTCGAGGTGCCGAAtcagtttaaattaaatttcacagAACTAGAACTAGAAAATGTATACAATTTAATGCACTTATTGGTCAATATCTTATGCATTTATTGACTTGAAGGCAtgattatttcattatttctgATGAAATCCATGCATCTAATTTCCATCTAAATGTAACAATTCCTTACTTGCAGTGCTTGGCTGTAAACGAAGCCAGCGAGGTACCagcgaaaatagaaaaagggGCCTGGATGCGTTGCACTTGCCACGCTATCGCGCACTCTCTCCCACTCCCACGTGGCAGGTGGTggcctctcgctcgctccgCTTTTAATTATAGCCACCTCTGCGTCGAAAAGTCGACGCCGTCTGCGAAGCGGAAGTTTGTTTAGGATATTTGGCATTGTCTGCTGGCATTTTACAAGCTCATGCAGCTGCCTGCATGCGGCGCCGTCTCTTCAGCTCCCTGACTTTCCTGCCACATCCCCTGCCCCTTGAATATCTGCCCCATTTGGAGACCGAATACCCCCGACATCCGAGAGTCCATGATGCGAATTATTCAAATAGCTCGCGCCGCCTTCGGAGCGGTCTGCATGCGGGCCATACGAGTACACATAGCTCGACGACTTTGGCATACAAATTAGATGCAGCGATAATCGACTATTCAGGTTGACTGCCTCAGCTCCCTGAAtcacccatccatccatccatccaaccacATCACCCACATCCCATACaaaatccacacacacacgcactgcCTGCAAAAGCTTACCTGTCACGGGTTTTTGCTCTGGAGCGCCTTTAAAGTGAATTTTTCAGTCCAAAATAATCCCTTCTTTGATATGTTTTGCCGGTGTAGCTGCAAGAGAGCAATTTTCCGGATAGATTTGAGTTTTTTTGGGCGAAATAAATTTCCAGTGACATAAATTCAACATGAAATTAATGCTAATCCTGCTAAAGCAAAAGGAGAAAATGTCGCAGACAGCAAACACGCAAAAGAATATAGACAAATGCAACTAAAATGAATGCAGTTTATACGATTAGATTCGGCATGGTACATGGAAATAGATATGTTGTGAAATGTGAGAAAAAATGCGTTGTTTCTTTGAATTACCAATATTTCCTAATCGATTAAAGTCTTTCCAAGAACGATTCTTGCTGGTTACCAACTTACcataaagaaatatttgaaatgaaaGAGAAGAGATGAAATAGTAGCGCAACTTTTCAATTGAACTCGTTGTTAAATATTAgtaagaatataaataaaagaatataaattacATCTAGTGTAACATCTAGAATATCAGCGCAAATATACGAATTATCGTGAGATATGAtatttgcaatatttacgCCGCATAAACCTGGTTAAGGAAATGTCCTTTTGATTCCGTGTCTAGACCGAGGATAAGTTTTGTATGCCAAATGCTGCCATACGGAAAGAGAATGGAAAAGAGCGCAAAAGGGCGACGGCAGAGCGAAAACTTCTGCAACGCCATAAAAAGCCGCAcagaaatcaaaaatcaagAGTGGAAACTTGCGGGCCAACCCCAGGAAAATACGGCAACCCACCGAaaaccacccagccacccgGGCAGCAGTGCAACCACCACCCCCagtccaccacccactttggGGGTGGTCTGCTGGCTTGGCTATTTGCCTTCtgcgaaggacgaaggacgcaggAGCAAAAGGAGGATGCGCGGAGCGTATCGCGTCTGGATCAGAAATTGCAGACGGGCCTAATGGGATAAACTACgtggagcacacacacagctggGGCCAGAATAATACAATAACTGTATCATGTTGAAAATCATATTTTAGTGCAATAAATCCAATTCGGCATATTAGTTCGATAATAAATTTTCTATTTGTGTTTACTTTCTAGTATGTATGGATATAGTATGTTAATATTAAAGagttattagttttattttcctattttcaataataatttttgtatttatattatacttTAAGTTAAGTTTTGAGAATCTTTAAGCGTAATTTCAAACACTAgcatattttacaatttggaGGGCTGATAGGTATTTGTATAGTCTAATCGGTacatgatattaatatttctgcCGCATCTGTACACCTAGTTATAATCCCAGACAGTCGTGTGACAAATTTTATGATGGCACTAGAGAAAATACTACGcgcataaaaatgcataaatggaaaacaaaaccgGCAGGAGCTCGGGAAATTGTAGTGTGCGGTGtacgaaatttgcatttccactTCATCGAAATTCGATGGCTCGAAATAAccccacacacagatacagatacacacaccaacacacgcacaccgaTAGAGCCACCCACACATTGACAACCAGACAGGCGCCAACTGGAGGGTGGAACGCCGGCTTGTTTTGCCGGCGAAAATGCGTAAAATAACGGCAGTTGGAGTGCATTTCCTGATTTTACTCACCGGCGATTCTCCCGTTTAGGCAGTCTTCAAGGGTAAGCTTTAGTCGCACTTTGTTtgaacaatttgtttttatcaCCACCTagtatatttaataatatttcctCTACTTGAGCATTAGTTGCTGCGAAAATCGTAGCACAGCTTTGTGggtaaacacacacacaccgtcGCACTgtcgcgcacacacacacagagctTGATGTCCCGCTAGAAAAGTGCCGCACTCACGAGCCGCGACGTCACGTCCGAGCGAATCCGAATTTGAATGTAAAATTCAGTTTGAGCGGTGCGGTGTGGCCAGCCTCGCTTAGGCCAATTAAGTACCTACTTGCAGCGTCACAAAAGTATGGTCACTCTTCAGCTGTTAGTTCTCTGTTAGCATCTCTGTTAGCCGAACTTATTTTGTTTAACAGGAGTGTTCAGAAATATTAGTGCTTGGGTAGAAAAACAACATTTCTCataatcattttaataaataaaacaaagatATTTAAGAAGGTCTATAGAAAAAAGATTTTATAtaagattttatatattatatagaaTGTGACGTTTTTAAACGAATGAACCCCCCAACGTAGCGGCATACTTGCAGAGTTCCGTGCCTTTTCGCTGCAATGGAGTACGGTCCCACTACTCCCTAGGATTCAACGAAACCACAAACAAAACGCGCAATTCACTTTGATCGGAGATAAAGCTCGTGTTTTTCCTGCCCAGCGATGACGGAAGTGCCGCCCAAGAAGCGCAACGCCTGCGTCATCGTGCTGGGCGACATTGGACGCAGTCCGCGCATGCAGTACCATGCCCAGAGTCTTCTGGAGGAGAACTACCACGTGGACATGATTGGATATCTGGAGACGAGGCCTCTGGAGGAACTGACACAACATCCCCGCTGCCGAATCCATGAGCTCACTGCCGTCCCGGTGACTAACCTAACGCCCAAACTGCGCCTGCTGTTCAAGGCTTTTTGGCAGACGCTTAGTCTTCTGATGGCTCTCATCTCGATTGGCCGTCCCAGCTTCCTGCTCGTCCAGAATCCGCCCGGGATACCCACGCTAATTGTGTGCTACCTGTACTGCGCGGTCACCCGAACCAAACTGGCTATCGATTGGCACAACTACACCTACACAGTGCTGGCTCTGGGAATGTCCAAAGGAGAGCAGAGTCCTCTAATTCGACTGGTTAGGCGACTGGAGCGATACTTCGGCTCCaaggcgcacacacacttttgtGTGACGCGGGCCATGCAGGAGGATCTGCAGCAAAACTGGGGCATTGGGCAAGTCCAAACTCATCCGATTTTAGTAAATCACTAAGCCATGACTCATCTTACAGGCCTGTTAAAGTTTTATATGATCGGGCGCCCGCGCAATTCCATCCCATCGACTTGACTCAAAAGCACGAGCTGTACCTGAAGCTGGGCAAGGACTACCCACAGTTCCAGGCCAAGGACTCCGAACAATCCGATGTTCTGGAGGCCACCGCTCTTACCCAGAAGCTGACGACTGGTATTGTGCAGTACAGACCCCAGCGACAAGCTGTGCTGGTTTCAAGCACTAGTTGGACGCCGGATGAGGACTTTGGGATACTCCTTAAGGCTTTGCAAGCTTACGAGGAAACTGCGCAAGCTGAGCCGTTGGTTTATCCTTCCCTGCTGTGCATCATCACTGGAAAGGGCCC is a window encoding:
- the LOC122620609 gene encoding chitobiosyldiphosphodolichol beta-mannosyltransferase: MTEVPPKKRNACVIVLGDIGRSPRMQYHAQSLLEENYHVDMIGYLETRPLEELTQHPRCRIHELTAVPVTNLTPKLRLLFKAFWQTLSLLMALISIGRPSFLLVQNPPGIPTLIVCYLYCAVTRTKLAIDWHNYTYTVLALGMSKGEQSPLIRLVRRLERYFGSKAHTHFCVTRAMQEDLQQNWGIGPVKVLYDRAPAQFHPIDLTQKHELYLKLGKDYPQFQAKDSEQSDVLEATALTQKLTTGIVQYRPQRQAVLVSSTSWTPDEDFGILLKALQAYEETAQAEPLVYPSLLCIITGKGPQKEHYVAEIDKLQWQKVSVITPWLEIEDYPTVLASADLGVCLHWSTSGLDLPMKVVDMFGSGLPVCAYDFKCLDELVKHGENGFVFGDHAQLAEQLRIWFENFPKNPSILETRAGFQRKIQEFQELRWRESWRLIAAPVLEAFL